A genome region from Nicotiana tabacum cultivar K326 chromosome 13, ASM71507v2, whole genome shotgun sequence includes the following:
- the LOC107804211 gene encoding putative disease resistance protein At1g59780 has protein sequence MAESAITYLVHQLSTLLNGGQKFLEGIQEEIVHIRDEFGKMRTFSRVADAKEEKDAELQVWIKQVQDLAHDVQDILEKHVVMCNNFQDKGSWPRKKFHLSFSEKLFEAQHDNLSMLLEGIKVRIVIISEGHITFLQKYGVIVSAESRNINTWCDNHEEVVLHDDADLLEWKLHCIVGSRGIGKTTLVKKVYDDAAVKKHFNHTLWLEIPRVSDVKELMKNMITINNDHSRRVIEAMDTNMLAQFIRQLIESSRYFIVLDDVPDIAESSSYRVLLNYAVTFVWKLAVIVMLIVSICLKKNLGFFSAERSLIQVARKYPDGRLETFRIHNLWYEFILSKSRERSHKVRHLVIQDHLSSDIQDIDQFKHLRTLITLGSSASVSSSLLLKLLSGSFKLLKCLNLRSTKIKHIPGSIGKLENLEFLDLRETLVNKLPVEILKLQHRHIFINRFAAGYIHGFEAPKKIGTLVSLEMVNRINATTSTVIELGKLTRLRMLYIAKLRRKHGRDLCSSLDKLINIQQLTISSFGVGGIIDLHYPLHSTHSSLRTLVFEGCLESFPQWVTSLQALAIVVLRGSKLMDNALETLQDLPSLVKLVLDRAFEGEELRFGAGRFKKLKILCIWHSTKLRQTKVEEGAMPFLEELQLCNCGLMEDLPFGIEHLRKLGYLLLEEISEKLLMTLQLKDSQSGDYWKIAHIPKVHVKMFCIMNASSLMIFINQMNNLLSSEAEADPRFDSGKGATVE, from the exons ATGGCAGAGAGTGCTATAACTTATTTGGTACATCAGCTTTCAACCTTGCTCAATGGTGGACAAAAATTTCTTGAAGGAATTCAAGAAGAAATTGTTCATATCAGGGATGAATTTGGAAAGATGAGGACTTTCTCAAGAGTAGCTgatgcaaaagaagaaaaagatgctGAATTACAAGTATGGATCAAGCAAGTACAAGACCTTGCACATGATGTCCAAGACATTCTTGAAAAACATGTTGTTATGTGCAACAATTTTCAAGATAAGGGATCATGGCCACGgaaaaaattccatctttcatttTCGGAGAAGTTATTTGAAGCTCAGCATGATAATCTTTCAATGTTATTGGAAGGCATCAAAGTCCGTATCGTCATCATTTCTGAAGGACATATAACATTTCTTCAGAAATATGGTGTTATAGTAAGTGCTGAGAGTAGAAACATTAATACATGGTGTGATAACCATGAAGAAGTAGTTCTTCATGATGATGCAGATCTGTTAG AATGGAAATTGCATTGTATAGTTGGAAGTAGAGGTATAGGGAAAACCACCCTAGTCAAGAAAGTCTATGATGATGCAGCGGTGAAAAAGCATTTCAATCATACACTGTGGCTTGAGATTCCAAGGGTTTCTGATGTTAAGGAGCTAATGAAGAACATGATTACTATAAACAATGACCATTCCCGTCGAGTCATTGAAGCCATGGATACTAACATGTTGGCACAGTTCATCCGACAACTCATTGAGTCATCAAGGTACTTTATTGTCCTTGATGATGTCCCTGACATTG CAGAGTCATCTTCATATCGCGTTTTGCTGAACTATGCCGTAACATTTGTGTGGAAACTGGCGGTGATAGTCATGCTTATTGTTTCAATTTGTCTGAAGAAGAATCTTGGATTCTTTTCTGCTGAAAG AAGCTTGATCCAAGTTGCTAGAAAGTATCCTGATGGAAGGTTAGAGACATTCAGAATCCATAACTTGTGGTATGAATTCATTCTTTCCAAGTCAAGAGAAAGGAGTCACAAGGTCAGACATCTAGTAATCCAGGATCATTTGTCTAGTGATATACAAGACATTGATCAGTTTAAGCATCTTCGCACTCTAATAACGCTCGGGTCATCAGCTTCTGTCTCTAGCTCATTATTGTTGAAGCTGTTATCTGGCAGTTTTAAGCTGCTCAAG TGTCTAAACTTGAGGAGCACTAAGATAAAACATATCCCAGGATCAATAGGGAAGCTTGAGAACCTTGAGTTCTTGGACCTAAGGGAGACATTGGTAAACAAATTGCCAGTCGAGATACTAAAGCTTCAACATCGCCATATCTTCATTAATCGCTTTGCTGCTGGTTATATACATGGTTTTGAAGCTCCTAAGAAGATAGGGACTCTTGTGTCTTTAGAAATGGTGAATCGTATAAATGCCACTACAAGCACAGTGATTGAATTGGGAAAGTTAACAAGACTAAGAATGTTGTACATCGCGAAGCTGAGAAGAAAACATGGAAGGGATCTTTGTTCTTCCCTTGACAAGTTGATAAATATTCAACAACTAACTATCTCATCTTTTGGGGTGGGTGGCATAATTGACTTGCACTATCCCCTACATTCTACACACTCATCCCTTCGAACATTAGTCTTTGAAGGGTGTTTGGAGAGCTTTCCCCAATGGGTAACATCTCTTCAAGCCTTAGCCATTGTTGTTTTAAGAGGGAGCAAGTTAATGGACAATGCACTAGAAACTCTTCAAGATTTGCCCAGCCTTGTCAAACTCGTGCTAGACCGAGCCTTCGAAGGAGAAGAATTGAGGTTCGGGGCAGGTAGATTCAAGAAGCTGAAGATATTATGCATTTGGCACTCTACAAAGTTGAGACAGACGAAAGTGGAAGAGGGTGCAATGCCTTTTCTTGAAGAGCTTCAACTGTGCAACTGTGGATTAATGGAGGATTTGCCCTTTGGGATTGAGCATTTGAGGAAGCTTGGTTATCTTTTGCTGGAAGAAATTTCTGAAAAGCTGTTAATGACTCTGCAGCTTAAGGACAGTCAAAGTGGGGATTACTGGAAAATTGCTCATATTCCTAAAGTTCATGTGAAAATGTT TTGTATCATGAATGCCTCTTCCCTTATGATTTTCATTAATCAAATGAACAACCTGTTGTCATCAGAGGCAGAGGCGGACCCAAGATTTGATAGTGGCAAGGGCGCCACTGTCGAATAA
- the LOC107804212 gene encoding disease resistance protein RPM1-like — translation MAESAISYLVHRLSAWLHGRQKCYEGIEQEIVHIRDAFEHMRTFSRVADAKEEEDVDLQVWIKQVQYLAHDIQDILEKHHVMCNNFQEKASWPWKKPHHSLMSKKLFEAQNDNLQVMLEGVRARIIVISEGHKTFLQKYGVTISPESSNISWRNNHEEVILDDDADLVGVENHESMLLDWLLSDDQEWKLLSIVGTRGIGKTALVKKIFDDAAVSKNFNRTIWIEIPRFSDVTDMLLSMVNLNDDSTRRALETMNGNMLAQSLQQTFETLRYFVVLDDVPDIDTWRTLKYLFPSKSRGSRGIIISRFAEICHTICAETGGDSHVYSWKPLSEEESWILFCRKVFSGSLLCPPSLMQISKDIVEKCNGLPLAILLIAGALATKGNKTEAWELFHGNLVDKLQGSYSEVEHMKRILNLCYQDLPFYLKSCFTYLSIIPKDHVINKKRLIRLWAAEGLVLEREGKGIAQVAESYLNELANRSLIQVTKKYPDKWLQSFSIHSMWYETILSKSGERAVTTIANGEGTKRPHKVRHLVIADELANDIQDVDRFKHLHSLITFRSSDSVTNSFLLKLLCGSFKLLKVLDLTGAPLVNVPEEVFELVHLKFLNLRNTKIKHLPGSIWKLEYLEFLDLRDTLVNKLPDEILRLQHLRHVFIYRWGADFLHGFKAPKNIGTLVSLEVVNLINATASTVIELGKLTRLQILEIAKLRRKHGRDLCSSLDKLINLQQLSISSYGVSDIIDLHYPLSSTHTSLRILLFEGRLERFPQWITSLQALATIHLKWSKLVDNALESLQDLPNLVKLVLDQAYEGKELRFREGGFKKLKDLRILHSTELRQIKVEEGAMTSLYELQLRNCGLMEELPFGIEHLSTLQYLSLEQMSEKLLMTVQPKDSQSGDYWKIAHIHGLHIE, via the coding sequence ATGGCAGAGAGTGCCATATCTTATTTGGTACATCGGCTTTCAGCTTGGCTCCACGGTAGACAAAAATGTTATGAAGGAATTGAACAAGAAATTGTTCATATCAGGGATGCATTTGAACATATGAGGACTTTCTCAAGAGTAGCTgatgcaaaagaagaagaagatgttgaTTTACAAGTATGGATCAAGCAAGTACAATATCTTGCACATGATATCCAAGACATTCTTGAAAAACATCATGTTATGTGCAACAATTTTCAAGAAAAGGCATCATGGCCATGGAAAAAACCCCATCATTCATTAATGTCTAAGAAGTTATTTGAAGCTCAGAATGATAATCTTCAAGTTATGTTGGAAGGTGTTAGGGCCCGAATCATCGTCATTTCTGAAGGACATAAAACATTTCTTCAGAAATATGGTGTTACAATAAGTCCTGAAAGTAGCAACATCTCATGGCGTAATAACCATGAAGAAGTAATTCTTGATGATGATGCAGATCTTGTAGGTGTTGAAAATCATGAATCAATGCTTCTTGATTGGTTACTTTCTGATGATCAAGAATGGAAATTGCTTTCTATAGTTGGAACTAGAGGTATAGGGAAAACTGCCCTAGTCAAGAAAATCTTTGATGATGCAGCAGTGAGTAAGAATTTTAATCGAACTATATGGATTGAGATTCCAAGGTTTTCTGATGTTACGGACATGTTGTTGAGCATGGTTAATCTAAACGATGACAGTACCCGTCGAGCACTTGAAACCATGAATGGTAACATGTTGGCACAGTCCCTTCAACAAACCTTTGAGACATTGAGGTACTTTGTTGTCCTTGATGATGTCCCTGATATTGACACATGGAGGACTCTCAAATATTTATTTCCTAGCAAAAGCCGTGGCAGCAGGGGTATCATCATATCGCGTTTTGCTGAAATATGCCATACCATTTGTGCTGAAACTGGTGGTGATAGTCATGTTTATAGTTGGAAGCCTTTGTCTGAAGAAGAATCTTGGATTCTTTTCTGCAGAAAGGTATTCTCAGGTAGCCTGTTATGTCCTCCATCTTTGATGCAAATCTCCAAAGACATCGTAGAAAAATGTAATGGTTTGCCTCTGGCAATTTTGTTGATTGCTGGTGCACTGGCTACTAAAGGGAACAAAACAGAGGCGTGGGAGTTGTTTCATGGCAACCTTGTTGACAAGTTACAAGGTAGTTATAGTGAAGTCGAGCACATGAAAAGGATACTCAATCTATGTTATCAAGACTTGCCTTTCTATCTCAAGTCTTGTTTCACATATCTGAGCATAATTCCAAAAGATCATGTCATTAATAAGAAGAGACTGATTCGACTATGGGCAGCAGAAGGACTTGTCCTTGAAAGAGAAGGAAAGGGAATTGCACAAGTTGCTGAAAGCTATCTCAATGAACTTGCAAACAGAAGCTTGATCCAAGTTACCAAAAAGTACCCTGATAAATGGTTACAATCATTCAGCATCCATAGCATGTGGTATGAAACCATCCTTTCTAAGTCCGGGGAAAGGGCCGTTACAACTATAGCTAATGGGGAAGGAACAAAAAGACCTCACAAAGTCAGACATCTAGTAATCGCTGATGAATTGGCTAATGATATACAAGATGTTGATCGGTTTAAGCATCTTCACTCTCTGATAACATTCAGGTCATCAGATTCTGTCACTAATTCATTCTTGTTGAAGCTGTTATGTGGCAGTTTCAAGCTGCTCAAGGTCTTAGACTTAACAGGAGCCCCGTTGGTGAACGTACCAGAAGAAGTCTTTGAATTAGTACATCTCAAGTTTTTGAACTTGAGGAACACTAAGATAAAACATCTGCCAGGATCAATATGGAAGCTTGAGTACCTCGAGTTCTTGGACCTAAGGGACACATTGGTAAACAAATTGCCTGATGAGATTCTAAGGCTTCAACATCTTCGCCATGTCTTCATTTATCGCTGGGGTGCTGATTTTTTGCATGGTTTCAAAGCTCCTAAGAACATAGGGACCCTTGTGTCCTTAGAAGTGGTGAATCTTATAAATGCCACTGCAAGCACAGTGATTGAACTGGGAAAGTTAACAAGACTACAAATATTGGAAATCGCGAAACTGAGAAGAAAACATGGAAGGGATCTTTGTTCTTCCCTTGACAAGTTGATAAATCTTCAACAACTATCAATCTCATCTTATGGGGTAAGTGACATTATTGATTTGCACTATCCCCTTTCTTCTACACACACATCCCTCCGAATATTACTCTTCGAAGGGCGTCTAGAGAGGTTTCCACAATGGATAACATCTCTTCAAGCCTTAGCCACAATTCATCTAAAATGGAGCAAGTTAGTGGACAATGCACTAGAGAGTCTTCAAGATTTGCCCAACCTTGTAAAACTAGTGCTAGACCAGGCCTATGAAGGCAAAGAATTGAGGTTCAGGGAAGGTGGATTCAAGAAACTGAAAGACTTACGTATTCTGCACTCTACAGAATTGAGACAGATTAAAGTGGAAGAGGGGGCAATGACTTCTCTTTATGAGCTTCAATTGCGCAACTGTGGATTAATGGAGGAGTTGCCCTTTGGGATTGAACATTTGAGCACGCTTCAGTATCTTTCGCTGGAACAAATGTCTGAGAAGTTGTTAATGACTGTGCAGCCTAAGGACAGTCAAAGTGGGGATTACTGGAAAATTGCTCATATTCACGGACTTCATATAGAATAG
- the LOC107804210 gene encoding disease resistance protein RPM1: MAECAISYLVHQLSTLVNGGQKFLEGIQQEIVHIRDEFEKMRTFSRVADAKEVEDAELQVWIKQVQELAHDVQDIVEKHVVMCNNFQEKVSWPWKKPHHSLMSEKFFETQNDNLSMLLEGIKARIIVISEGHKTFLQKYGVTISAENRNITTLCNNYEEVVLVDEADLVGIENHKPVILDWLLSDDQEWNLHCVVGTRGIGKTTLIKKVYDDAAVKNHFNHTQWIEIPRFSDVKELMKNMITPKNDHSRRAIEAMDANMLAEFIQQIFESSKYFIVLDDVPDIATWRALKCVFPIENCGSRVIIISRFAEICHTICAETGGDSHVYSLTPLSEEESWILFCRKAFSGSLLCPSSLMQISKDIIQKCRGLPLAILVIAGALATKGKRKEAWELFHGSLVDKLQGSYSEVEHMKRILNLCYQDLPFYLKSCFTYLSIIPEFHVIDKMRLIRLWAAEGLVLIREGKAIAQVAASYLNELANRSLIQIAERYCDGRLDSFTIHNLWYEIILSKTAERVTETITDSEEITRRPHKVRHLVIADPLASDIQHIDRFKHLHSLIMLGSSDSVSNSFLLKLLTGSFKLLKVLDLTGAPLVKIPEEVFEMFHLKFLNLRKTKIKHLPGSIGKLENLEFLDLRETLIKRLPVEILKLQHLRHIFIHRRGAGFLHGFKAPKKIGTLVSLEMVNSINATSSTVIELGKLTRLRMLYITKLRRKHGREFCSSLDKLINLQQLSISSYGVSDIIDLHYPLSSTHSSLRTLVFEGRLERFPQWITSLQALTSVFLKWSKLMDNALDTLQDLPKLVRLVLDRAYEGEELRFRAGGFKKLKELCIWHSEKLRQIKVEEGAMPLLEELQLRNCRLMEQLPFGIENLSKLQYLSLEKISEKLLVTVQLKDCQSGDYWKIAHIPRLHIED, translated from the coding sequence ATGGCAGAGTGCGCTATATCTTATTTGGTACATCAGCTCTCAACCTTGGTCAATGGTGGACAAAAATTTCTTGAAGGAATTCAACAAGAAATTGTTCATATCAGGGATGAATTTGAAAAGATGAGGACTTTCTCAAGAGTAGCTGATGCTAAAGAAGTAGAAGATGCTGAATTACAAGTATGGATCAAACAAGTACAAGAACTTGCACATGATGTCCAAGACATTGTTGAAAAACATGTTGTTATGTGCAACAATTTTCAAGAAAAGGTGTCATGGCCATGGAAAAAACCCCATCATTCATTAATGTCAGAGAAGTTCTTTGAAACTCAGAATGATAATCTCTCAATGTTATTGGAAGGCATCAAAGCCCGAATCATCGTCATTTCTGAAGGACATAAAACATTTCTTCAGAAATATGGTGTCACAATAAGTGCTGAGAACAGAAATATTACTACATTGTGTAATAACTATGAAGAAGTAGTTCTGGTTGATGAAGCAGATCTTGTAGGCATTGAAAATCACAAACCAGTTATTCTTGATTGGTTACTTTCTGATGATCAAGAATGGAATTTGCATTGTGTAGTTGGAACTAGAGGTATAGGGAAAACCACCCTAATCAAGAAAGTATATGATGATGCAGCAGTAAAAAACCATTTCAATCATACACAGTGGATTGAGATTCCAAGGTTTTCTGATGTTAAGGAGCTAATGAAGAACATGATTACTCCAAAAAATGACCATAGCCGTCGAGCAATTGAAGCAATGGATGCTAACATGTTGGCAGAGTTCATCCAACAAATCTTTGAGTCATCAAAGTACTTTATTGTCCTTGATGATGTCCCTGATATTGCCACGTGGAGGGCTCTCAAATGTGTCTTTCCTATCGAAAACTGTGGCAGCAGGGTAATCATCATATCGCGTTTTGCTGAAATATGCCATACCATTTGTGCAGAAACTGGTGGTGATAGTCATGTTTATAGTTTGACGCCTTTGTCTGAAGAAGAATCTTGGATTCTTTTCTGCAGAAAGGCATTTTCAGGCAGCCTATTATGCCCTTCATCCTTAATGCAAATCTCCAAAGACATTATACAGAAATGCAGAGGTCTGCCACTGGCGATTTTGGTGATTGCTGGTGCTTTGGCTActaaagggaaaagaaaagaggcGTGGGAGTTGTTTCATGGCAGCCTTGTTGACAAGTTACAAGGTAGTTATAGTGAAGTCGAGCACATGAAAAGGATACTCAATCTATGTTATCAAGACTTGCCTTTCTATCTCAAGTCTTGTTTCACATATCTGAGCATAATTCCAGAATTTCATGTCATCGATAAGATGAGACTGATTCGACTGTGGGCAGCAGAAGGACTTGTCCTTATAAGAGAAGGAAAGGCAATTGCACAAGTTGCTGCAAGCTATCTCAATGAACTTGCAAACAGAAGTTTGATCCAAATTGCTGAAAGGTACTGTGATGGAAGATTAGATTCATTCACCATTCATAACTTGTGGTATGAAATCATTCTTTCCAAGACAGCAGAAAGGGTAACTGAAACTATAACTGATAGTGAAGAAATTACAAGAAGGCCTCACAAAGTCAGACATCTAGTAATCGCTGATCCATTGGCTAGCGATATACAACATATTGATCGGTTTAAGCATCTTCACTCTCTAATAATGCTCGGGTCATCAGATTCTGTCTCTAATTCATTCTTGTTGAAGCTGTTAACTGGAAGTTTTAAGCTGCTCAAGGTCTTAGACCTAACAGGAGCCCCATTGGTGAAAATACCAGAAGAAGTCTTTGAAATGTTTCATCTCAAGTTTCTAAACTTGAGGAAAACTAAGATAAAACATCTGCCAGGATCAATAGGGAAGCTTGAGAACCTCGAGTTCTTGGACCTAAGAGAGACATTGATAAAAAGGTTACCTGTTGAGATACTAAAGCTTCAACATCTTCGGCATATCTTCATTCATAGACGTGGTGCTGGATTTTTGCATGGTTTTAAAGCTCCTAAGAAGATAGGAACCCTTGTGTCTTTGGAAATGGTGAATTCTATAAACGCCACTTCAAGCACAGTGATTGAATTGGGAAAGTTAACAAGACTAAGAATGTTATACATCACGAAGCTGAGAAGAAAACATGGAAGGGAGTTTTGTTCTTCCCTTGACAAGTTGATAAATCTTCAACAACTATCTATCTCGTCTTATGGGGTGAGTGACATTATTGATTTGCACTATCCCCTTTCTTCTACACACTCATCCCTTCGAACATTAGTCTTCGAAGGGCGTTTAGAGAGGTTTCCACAATGGATAACTTCTCTTCAAGCCTTGACCTCAGTTTTTTTAAAATGGAGCAAATTAATGGACAATGCACTAGACACTCTTCAAGATTTGCCCAAACTTGTAAGACTTGTACTGGACCGAGCCTATGAAGGCGAAGAATTGAGGTTCAGGGCAGGTGGATTCAAGAAACTGAAGGAATTATGTATTTGGCACTCTGAAAAACTGAGACAGATTAAAGTGGAAGAGGGTGCAATGCCTTTACTAGAAGAACTTCAACTGCGTAACTGTAGATTAATGGAGCAGTTGCCCTTCGGGATTGAGAACTTGAGCAAGCTTCAGTATCTTTCGCTGGAAAAAATTTCTGAGAAGTTGTTAGTGACTGTGCAACTTAAGGATTGTCAAAGTGGGGATTACTGGAAAATTGCTCATATTCCTAGACTTCACATAGAAGACTAG